A window of Macadamia integrifolia cultivar HAES 741 unplaced genomic scaffold, SCU_Mint_v3 scaffold720, whole genome shotgun sequence genomic DNA:
TTCCAATTTTTTACAGGAGTGTCAGTAAAGTGCATGATGCATGGTTTGCAGATGAGGAGAAAGTACGTAAAGCTGTTGGTTTGTTAGAGAAACCAGTGGTTCAAATTTCTAAAAATGTTAAAGAAGTAAGTGTGCATGTTGTTCTTGACTACCTATGCAAGTTGTCTTAATTCCTTGTTGTCATTTAATATAATGGCCACAACCTTTGGGGTTTGCATATTGTCTATCTTGtcttaaagttttttttttttattatgtggCACTTGCTTCTTCACGCTTGTTATGTGTTGCTTGTGGTGGCATCTTTGCTTTGTTATTATGTTAGGCTTGTTCTATTCACCCTCATTGCAAATGGATGCTTTTTTTGCAGCTGACTTGTGGAATCTGTTTCGAAACATATCCTCGTGATAGGATAACATCAGCTGTCTGTGGCCATCCCTTTTGTGGTGCATGTTGGACAGGTTTGTCTCACTTTTGTTGGGCTAGCTTTaagggttcctcctccccccctcccctccttttTTAAAGCATATATAAATCCCATGAACATAAAAGTGAGTCCTTTTATATTTGTCTTGAGCTACTGAAAACCTGTCAACAAGTGGTAGAACAAATGATTTTGAGATTACTTATTCTGGGCCTAATTTGTCCTTGTTCAAAGTCATGTTTTGATAAAATACTCACACCAGCAGTAAATTCCAGCAGCAGCACGCTGTTTATTTGGTTGAAAGTTTCTTTCAGTGGTGTTGTGTTTGTATAGGCAGCATGATTTATGGGTTTTCTCATTGCTTATTCCTCAAGTTCTTTTTCCTGCATTAGCCAAGAACCATGGATGAATTTCTCATATTTAACTTCCTCCAGGAAAAAGCTATGTTTGGATTTGTTTTATGTTgtttcatatttcatttctGATGATTGTTTATTGAGATGCTGGTAGTGCAACAGCCATTGTGTGCAAGTTGTTAGTCGTCACTGTCATGATATAGCGCCCAAATGTGCTGCTCTGGTAAGCATGCCCGGTATCCATGTGCTGagtaatgtagaagtaggttacaCAAGGCAGCTACTCCCAATGTATTACAGCCCCAAACCAGTACAGATATGACTCTCCAGAAATCGGAAAAAGAAGTAGGGAAGTAAAGGAACAAAAGACCAGAAATAACACCCAAAGACTACTTATAAATCAAAGAATAAACCAGTAGCAAGAAACAGCACTaggacccaaaaccctagggaAAGAAGCCTGCGACTAGGGTTATTTAGGGGTACCTGAattaatgtagaagtaggttacaCAAGGGAACTAACCCAATGTATTACAGCCCAAACAATTCAGATATGACTCTCTAAGTAGTCTTGACAGAAATCAGAAGTAAAAGTAGGAAACAATGGAACAAGGACCAGAAATAAACCCCAAAGAACTACTTACAATAGCCAGGAATAGATTAGCAACAAGAACCAACAAtagaacccaaaaccctagagaaAAGAGGCCTGCGGCTAGGGTTATTAGGGGTTAACTGCGGCTGGAGATGTGAGGCTCAGATGGAGCCCAAACTATGGTCGATTGTAGGCCCTAGGGTGAAGAACATAACCCTCAAAGATCTTGGAATTCTGTCGACTGGTGTAGGAGATCTGCACTGTCTTGATTTCAGACTTTTAGAGAGTGAAATTGGGGAATCTTCAAGAGCTGCAGCAGATTACTTCAATAGGCCTTCAAGTGTGGATCGAGTGGTCCACTTGGAGGGTAGAACAGAACCCCCTAAAGGGCTTGTTGATCAGAGCTCAGAATTGGGAGGGGAGGGAGATCAATTGGACTTCAAGAACTTTAACTTCTTGCTGGTCGATCCTGGCTTTTAGGAACCTTAACAGAATCTGAAACTCACTTCTTGAATCTCACAGCAGCAATAACAAAGAACAgcaaataggaaagaaaagaagaaacaatcaAGAGAGGTGTGGGAGGGATGGCTCTCTCAGCTGCTAGAAGCAATTAactgcaattttctttattcattcaAACCTGAATTGTGTCTACAGCAGTCCCTCATTTAAATAGAGGGCTAACATTTCAGTAGTAGCAGTTGGAATCAAATTAGGAGTTGTACTCCTATTAGGAATTAACAATAGAAACCTAGACAAATTAGGTAACTAAATAGCTACTAACTAGTAGCCCTTAAGGCTGGTCGATGGGCCTTATTAAACATAACTTGAtggcccaatgggcctttatttACTAAGGGTCGAACCCAGCTATAAGCTGGTTCGATGGCCCTACTTGGGCTGGGCTTTCTTCCTGCGACAGTTCAGTCCATAAAGTGGATCTACACCATCGAATCTCAGGAAAAATAGCGTTTGCCACATGGCATACTAGAACTACAGAAAATGGTTGTGTAGTAGAGCTTCTGAAGACAGTTTTGACAATTGAGGGTACAAAAGATGTTCAATGTATGGTGGGCCAAATGATATTTTGGGTTACCAAATTGAATATATGGTTAATGATAAGGGAGCTCCCATCATCTATCCATATGGCTCAAATTAGGTTTGACTGTTGTGCAAGGCCTAGAAATCTGGCTATTCTGCTACACTTCTGCATTATCTATTTGCACTTAGTATGGAAGCTGGACTTAAACATGTGGCATCATGGTAGATATGTGTTTTCCAAGTAACTTATGGTCTCTAGTGTTGAAGATAATTGCCTTTATAAGTTGGTATGGCACAGGTTGTCTGAGAGTATAATATTTCTGGACCTAAAACATTATAGCATTGGTACAATTTCTCTCattgagctctctctctctctctctctctcacatggcACAGGTTGTCTGAGTGAGTGTATGTGTGTTCTCATGCTGTGGAACCCATCTGCTTCTGCTGTTGATATTAAAGTACTTTCTTTCTGGCAGGGTACATTAGTACCTCAATTAATGATGGTCCTGGATGTTTGATGTTGCGATGTCCTGATCCATCATGTGGTGCTTCTGTTGGTCAAGATATGATCAATCCGTTGGCTTCTAATGATGATAAGGAGAAGTATTCTCGTTACCTTCTTAGATCTTATATTGAAGACAATAGGAAGGTACATGAATATCAGTATATGCAACATTTATGCAatttttcttctattccttTGCTTCCCGAACATATGCCTTGTaaggaaaatagaagaaaggcaAAGATTCTTTAGTTTTGATACAATAGACCTTCATTAAATTACCTTTCCTACTGATCATCTAGAGAAATTATTAGGCAGTTTTGCATTGTCTTCATCTGCCTGACTGCCCTTTgcgattttccttcttttgcaGACAAAATGGTGTCCTGCTCCAGGCTGTGAATATGCAGTAGATTTTGTTGTTGGAAGTGGAAGCTATGATGTTTCATGCCACTGCTCATATAGTTTTTGCTGGAATGTAAGTGCCTTCTGAATGGTTTGACAAAGTATATGCGCTTTCTTGTAATTCctataaaaaatatgaaagttcttcaatttttcttttgaattttatctTGCAGTGTACAGAGGAAGCTCATCGACCAGTGGACTGCGGTACTGTGGCTAGATGGATTTTGAAGAATAGTGCTGAATCTGAAAATATGAATTGGTAGTGTAAATAGTCTCTGGTGGCTTCATTTTCTCCTATTAGATATGTCAAAAGTTACTGCATTTGTGCATGCTCATCATTAGGTTTGTTTAGTTGTTTACATTTCTATTCCGAATCACTCCATGAATATGATCTTGGATGGAAAACGTCCTTGCTGTCTCTGTGCAAATGTAAATTAATTTTTCCAATATTATTTCCATATGATTGGCtaatatcatatatataaatgttCAGAACTAGCTTTGGAGCATTTTTACTAAATTATTTTGGAtaagagtgtgtgtgtgtgtgtgggttgGTTCCCGACATTGTTAATTCCTTTTGCTGAGTGTACTGGGAAGTGGAAGAATTACAACAGCATATAGTTTGAATATGGTAGTTTGTTGTGGTGCAATAGAAGTTTTCAAGAGAACTTGGAACTTGGATGCAAGTGCTATGTGCTTAGACAGTTGTAGGTATGGAGTCATAGCGAATAATTATTATGTACTACATGGAGTGCCCTTCAATTAATGTTTGGTACCTTCTTCATGAGCGGAGAAATATCTATAGGTGCTTACATACTTTGTCAATGCTTACAATGTTTTTGTTTCCTAGAACCGTATCTAGTTGATTAATCCTTGAATCAGTTGGTGATTTATGAGTTCATTGTGTTCCCTTCCTTGCATCTCTTACACAAGGCTATTCTATCTTGGCAATTGTCTTCATTTTCTTGCTGTTTTTATGTTTTACAATATGCTAATCTATGTTGCTGATATGATTTTCAGGATATTAGCTAATTCCAAGCCTTGTCCCAAATGCAAGCGCCCAATTGAGAAAAACCAGGGCTGTATGCATATTACATGCACGCCTCCTTGTAAATTTGAGTTTTGCTGGTAAGATATTCTTAATCTATGAAGTGATCAGTTTCCTTTTCCAGTGTAAATTTAAGTCATCAGTTGTGGAATCAGTGGAAGTATAGTTTTATAAGTCGAAATATTTTATATGAATGCGTTTCTGCCAGTTAACTTCCCCTTTGTTCTACAGTCCATTCTACTTCAGTTTTCTTTATGCATGGCATTGACTTTATGTGATTGCAGGCTGTGCCTTGGTGCATGGTCAGATCATGGTGAGAGAACAGGTGGTTTTTATGCATGTAACCGCTACGAGACCGCAAAGCAAGAGGGAGCTGTaagattttgtttttggtttctgTTCTTTCACCTTTTTAATATGGTATCTGTGATTAAGAGCTGCAGTAAATGTTTTTTTGCATGCTATTGATTACAGTATGATGAGACTGAGAAAAGACGAGAGATGGCTAAAAATTCTCTAGAGAGATATACTCATTATTATGAGCGTTGGGCAACCAACCAGTCGGTATGTTTCTTGAAATTCTTGTAGCTTTGACGTGGTCTCCTTTGTAGCTATTTTTCTTCTGTAGACTGAATCATTCCTTCAGCTGGAATACtgttatcttttatttccttgctatgttttgatATTTGGTGTAGTTGAGAGTGCGCTCAACTTATGCACCTGTAATACCTTTATTTGCACAAACAAGTAAAACACTTTTTATTATGACAGATGATGGTAATGTTGCTTATTATGATTAGCGTATTTGTAGAGAAAATAAACTAGAGTATTCCTTGTGAGTTGTGATTGAGTTCTAACATGTTCATTTGGTAGTGTACTTTTTTTCCTGGCGgtgtaaagaaaataaattttatggGTTCTGAGTGAGAACCAAGGATGTTCAGAAGGATCACATATTTGATTCTTTTTCCTGATACTACTCTGCATTTcgacaaaagaaagaaaaagataagatAATTTCAGAATCAGCAGCCAAATGctcttttgaatttttgttttttctgaaTCAGCAACAACAAAAGACTGTAttccatttcttgaaaaagATGTAGATGCAACTGAAACATGACTATAATCACCGTAAAGCTCTTTAAATTTGCGTATGAGAGCAGAGCAAGGACTGGCCTTTCCAGGGAACTGTTACACTTAGTTCATTAGTGAAAATTTTATGGATGCTGGAAATATGTACTTCTTCTTCTGCATAATGGGAACCAGTGATGAAATTTTTTCCCAAGTTTGATAATAGTAGAGATGGCTGGAGTGAAAACCTGGTTTTGATACGAGtgttgaaaataaatatttctATGTGGTCAAGAATTGCTGGAGCTGCCGTGGTTATCCTGGGTGCTAAAGTATTAAATTCCCTCATGACCACATTTTGAAATTGCTACATTGCTAGTTTATCTTTAGTGGTAACTGAAGTCTATTTTGGTTATATTTACTTATTAAAGAAGTTGCATGTAAGTTGCCTATTACCCTCAGACAATTTTGATCAGATATCTCTATACTTGTTTTACCTTTACTGATTCACCATATTCAGAACTCTGTCAGAGGTTCAGAGAGGAAATAGGAGAAGATAATTACAACTGTAAAATTCACCAGCACTTTATGTTTGTTGTTCTTTATTTGCAAAATTGATGTTTTGTTGCTTATAATTGCATAATATTCGTATTTTCTTGTTTGAAGCTTTTGtaccaatatttttttaaagcaaATAGCTGAAATTGACTTgattaaattttgttttctgCAGTCAAGGCAAAAGGCTTTGGCAGATTTACATCAAATGCAAACTGTTCAA
This region includes:
- the LOC122069805 gene encoding probable E3 ubiquitin-protein ligase ARI8, which produces MDSEDDMHDANDAESLDDFYSGETAMASDDDDGDYDFNDTDDSDDSTLHRQQQNYTILSEADIRQRQDEDITMISTVLSISRVSASILLRHYNWSVSKVHDAWFADEEKVRKAVGLLEKPVVQISKNVKELTCGICFETYPRDRITSAVCGHPFCGACWTGYISTSINDGPGCLMLRCPDPSCGASVGQDMINPLASNDDKEKYSRYLLRSYIEDNRKTKWCPAPGCEYAVDFVVGSGSYDVSCHCSYSFCWNCTEEAHRPVDCGTVARWILKNSAESENMNWILANSKPCPKCKRPIEKNQGCMHITCTPPCKFEFCWLCLGAWSDHGERTGGFYACNRYETAKQEGAYDETEKRREMAKNSLERYTHYYERWATNQSSRQKALADLHQMQTVQLEKLSDKQSQPESQLKFITEAWLQIVECRRVLKWTYAYGYYLPENEHAKRQFFEYLQGEAESGLERLHQCAEKELQVYLNTDGPAAGFNDFRTKLAGLTSVTRNYFENLVRALENGLSDVDSHGACSRAGSSKNLGGKGRGGRGKGTSSKSSGPSRNLDDSGCWSCEHCTFANTVSGTICEMCRQHR